The proteins below come from a single Solea senegalensis isolate Sse05_10M linkage group LG2, IFAPA_SoseM_1, whole genome shotgun sequence genomic window:
- the ubxn4 gene encoding UBX domain-containing protein 4: MLWFEGSIPDAINTAKQRTLVFVVVITGEDEQSAQLMSSWEDESVSEAALNCCVAIKLDAKSETCVQFSQIYPVVCVPSSFFIGENGIPLEVIAGSVSAQELMKRIHRVKQMHVQQIRGVTVLPETNTLVETTPPNNTDTQSAVAAATAVPVRSAAEATEPAAGPAQGPLSSPVDDGSLSATASAENASSDAEGDETLDAKVQRLTKKLEERREQKRKGEEETEIKKEIDRRKVWKDMQDFKKKQEDDKTKRLLEERNREKAEEKAARERVKLQIAMDRADRAARYAKTQEEEKAAREAILKAREVEQEARKETLVRQRSTIARIQFRLPDGSFFTNQFPSQSTLQDAQHFAAQEVRNRYSNFSLATMFPRREFTSEDMSKTLLELELVPSASIVLLPHSGRPTNTVIQSSGGGIWAILGTIIYPLLAVWRFLSSFLFTTPPPGPASQGPSQQSSSYTNPSSSSDKTKRETLSKHSLEKQPKDFKKDGKICSLRTQEDSEDDNNTWNGNSTQQM, from the exons ATGCTTTGGTTTGAGGGCTCGATTCCTGATGCCATTAACACGGCAAAACAGCGGACTTTGGTTTTTGTCGTCGTCATTACAG GAGAAGATGAACAGTCAGCACAGCTGATGTCCAGCTGGGAAGATGAGTCTGTGTCAGAGGCGGCACTCAACTGCTGTGTGGCCATCAAACTCGATGCCAAGAG TGAGACGTGTGTGCAGTTCTCTCAGATCT ATCCAGTGGTGTGCGTACCCTCCAGTTTCTTTATCGGAGAAAATGGAATTCCTCTGGAGGTCATCGCTGGCAGTGTGTCTGCTCAAGAACTGATGAAGAGAATCCACAGAGTGAAGCAG ATGCATGTTCAGCAGATTAGAGGTGTGACAGTGCTGCCAGAGACAAATACTCTTGTGGAAACCACCCCACctaacaacactgacacacaatcTGCTGTGGCCGCTGCTACAGCAGTGCCCGTTAGGTCAGCAGCAGAAGCCACAGAGCCTGCAGCAGGACCTGCACAAG GACCTTTGTCAAGCCCAGTAGATGATGGCAGCCTCTCAGCCACAGCGAGTGCAGAAAATGCTTCTTCAGATGCCGAGGGTGACGAGACCCTGGATGCCAAGGTGCAAAG GTTAACCAAGAAACTTGAGGAGAGACGAGagcaaaagagaaaaggagaggaggag ACTGAGATCAAGAAAGAAATAGATAGACGGAAGGTTTGGAAGGACATGcaggactttaaaaagaaacaggaagATGATAAGACCAAGCGACTCCTGGAGGAAAGGAACAGGGAGAAGGCAGAGGAGAAGGCTGCCAGAGAGCGGGTCAAACTGCAGATCGCCATG GACCGAGCTGACAGAGCAGCTCGCTATGCCAAAACccaagaggaggagaaggctgCTAGAGAGGCCATACTAAAGGCCAGAGAAGTAGAGCAGGAGGCCAGGAAGGAGACACTGGTCAGACagaggag TACTATCGCAAGGATACAGTTCCGTCTCCCAGATGGCTCGTTTTTCACCAACCAGTTCCCGTCGCAGAGCACACTGCAGGATGCTCAACACTTTGCTGCTCAG GAAGTGAGAAACCGCTACAGCAACTTTTCCCTGGCTACAATGTTCCCTCGACGGGAGTTCACCAGTGAAGACATGAGCAAAActctgctggagctggagctggtaCCAAGTGCTTCCATTGTGCTTCTGCCA CATTCAGGTCGGCCCACCAACACAGTGATCCAGTCCTCTGGAGGAGGCATCTGGGCTATTCTGGGCACAATCATCTACCCTCTGCTGGCTGTATGGAGATTCCTCAGCTCCTTCCTGTTTACAACTCCACCTCCTGGACCAGCATCTCAAGGCCCATCTCAGCAGTCCAGCTCTTATACCAACCCATCATCGTCCTCAGACAAGACAAAGAG GGAGACTCTCTCCAAGCACAGTCTGGAGAAGCAGCCCAAAGACTTCAAGAAAGATGGTAAAATCTGCAGTCTGAGGACTCAGGAGGACAGTGAGGACGACAACAACACCTGGAACGGGAACTCCACCCAGcagatgtga
- the nmi gene encoding N-myc-interactor yields the protein MADTNMKASLEEDTRFQAAKKELETLKIKVEKADDVKSRLIVEKLEEDEIKEKAKKDLLDLIKKQDNCKKEFNHSMNIMQDDIANLVRRKQDLLDKLRKCQAELEAKTVNSTKLKQKFKISAQIVDTEVKFVAEHEENNDEDSHLVRGVFDISQTPSVLLQGGQALITFEEEKVASQIMRIAMCSVSCEDMTVDVKPKRIIMDPVVKFEVHLDVFRKMLQVSNIPPSMPQERMKDRLEMSFSRPSRGGGEVESVTYDKKTGTGNITFLHAGVAEPLALRGKYQVNLDREVNVPVKPIYEHQLRKFQTFCCSPNRTILLDGIKDIKDEEDLQDYLEIHFQKICNSGGEMESIRYVSAGNALQAFFFEDNLERDE from the exons ATGGCTGACACGAAT ATGAAGGCTAGTCTGGAGGAGGACACTCGATTCCAGGCTGCCAAGAAAGAGCTGGAGACATTGAAG ATCAAAGTAGAGAAAGCTGATGATGTGAAATCGAGACTCATTGTGGAGAAACTGGAAGAAGATGAGATTAAGGAGAAGGCCAAGAAGGATTTGCTCGATTTGAtcaaaaaacaagacaactgTAAGAAAGAATTCAATCACAGCATGAACATAATGCAG GATGATATCGCAAATCTTGTGAGACGCAAACAGGATTTGCTGGACAAACTGAGGAAGTGTCAGGCTGAGCTGGAGGCCAAGACGGTCAATTCCACCAAACTGAAGCAGAAATTCAAG ATCTCTGCCCAGATTGTAGACACAGAGGTAAAGTTCGTCGCTGAGCATGAAGAGAACAATGATGAAGACAGTCACTTAGTCAGAGGAGTATTTGACATCAGCCAGACACCCTCAGTGCTCCTGCAGGGAGGACAAGCACTCATCACATTTGAGGAGGAGAAAG TGGCCTCTCAGATCATGAGGATTGCCATGTGCTCTGTGTCCTGTGAGGACATGACGGTGGACGTGAAACCAAAAAGAATAATCATGGATCCTGTTGTGAAGTTTGAG GTCCACCTTGATGTCTTCAGAAAGATGCTCCAGGTTTCCAACATCCCACCCTCCATGCCCCAGGAGAGAATGAAAGACAGACTGGAGATGAGTTTTTCTAGACctagcagaggaggaggagaggtggagagtGTGACCTATGATAAGAAGACTGGCACGGGAAACATCACGTTTCTCCATGCTGGAG ttgctGAGCCTCTGGCCCTGAGAGGGAAGTACCAGGTGAATCTGGACAGGGAAGTAAATGTGCCAGTTAAACCTATTTACGAACATCAGCTTCGTAAGTTTCAG ACCTTTTGCTGCTCTCCAAATCGCACCATCCTCCTGGACGGCATCAAGGACATCAAGGACGAGGAGGACCTGCAGGACTACCTGGAGATCCACTTCCAGAAGATCTGCAACTCTGGTGGAGAGATGGAGAGCATCCGGTATGTATCTGCGGGGAATGCTCTCCAGGCTTTCTTCTTTGAGGACAACTTAGAGAGAGACGAGTGA